A part of Microbacterium terregens genomic DNA contains:
- the lpdA gene encoding dihydrolipoyl dehydrogenase has product MPHYDVAILGAGPGGYVAAVRAAQLGLSVAIIEEKYWGGVCLNVGCIPSKALLRNADLAHVFLHQAELFGISGDVSFDFGTAWDRSRKVADTHVKGIHYLMKKNKVTEYEGRGSFVDANTIDVAKANGETDRVTFDNAIIATGSRVRLLPGVQLSDNVVTYEEQIMTRELPKSIVIVGAGAIGMEFAFVMVNFGVKVTIIEFLDRALPNEDADVSKEIARQYKKYGVDILTSTKVDSVVDHGDKVTVTYTPKDGAVAEIDTDKVLMSIGFAANVENFGLENTGVKLTDRGAIDIDDFMHTNVPHIYAIGDVTAKLQLAHVAEAQGVVAAETIGKAETMALGDYRMMPRATFCSPQVASFGLTEQQARDAGYDVKVAKFPFSANGKANGLGEPIGFVKLIADGEHLELLGGHLIGPDVSELLPELTLAQKWDLTALEAARNVHTHPTLSEAVQEAFHGLAGHMINL; this is encoded by the coding sequence ATGCCTCACTACGACGTCGCCATCCTCGGCGCCGGCCCCGGCGGTTATGTCGCGGCCGTCCGAGCAGCTCAGCTCGGCCTTTCCGTTGCGATCATCGAGGAGAAGTACTGGGGCGGTGTGTGCCTGAATGTGGGCTGCATCCCCTCCAAGGCGCTCCTGCGCAATGCCGACCTCGCGCATGTCTTCCTCCACCAGGCGGAGCTGTTCGGCATCTCGGGGGACGTCTCCTTCGACTTCGGCACGGCGTGGGATCGCAGTCGCAAGGTCGCGGATACGCACGTCAAGGGCATCCACTACCTGATGAAGAAGAACAAGGTGACCGAGTACGAGGGTCGCGGCTCGTTCGTCGATGCGAACACGATCGACGTCGCCAAAGCGAACGGCGAGACCGACCGCGTCACCTTCGACAACGCGATCATCGCCACGGGCTCGCGGGTCCGGCTGCTGCCGGGCGTGCAGCTCAGCGACAACGTCGTGACCTACGAAGAGCAGATCATGACGCGCGAGCTGCCCAAGTCGATCGTCATCGTCGGCGCGGGCGCGATCGGAATGGAATTCGCGTTCGTCATGGTCAACTTCGGCGTCAAGGTGACGATCATCGAGTTCCTCGATCGCGCGCTCCCCAACGAGGACGCGGATGTGTCGAAAGAGATCGCTCGTCAGTACAAGAAGTACGGGGTCGACATCCTCACCTCGACGAAGGTCGACTCCGTCGTGGATCACGGCGACAAGGTCACCGTCACCTACACGCCGAAGGATGGCGCGGTGGCAGAGATCGACACCGACAAGGTGCTCATGTCGATCGGTTTCGCGGCGAACGTCGAGAACTTCGGTCTCGAGAACACCGGTGTGAAGCTCACAGACCGGGGCGCGATCGACATCGACGACTTCATGCACACGAACGTTCCGCACATCTACGCGATCGGCGACGTGACCGCCAAGCTCCAGCTCGCCCACGTCGCCGAGGCGCAGGGCGTCGTCGCCGCCGAGACGATCGGCAAGGCCGAGACGATGGCTCTGGGCGATTACCGCATGATGCCGCGCGCCACGTTCTGCTCCCCCCAGGTCGCCTCGTTCGGCCTGACCGAGCAGCAGGCACGGGACGCCGGGTACGACGTCAAGGTCGCCAAGTTCCCGTTCTCTGCCAACGGCAAAGCCAACGGGCTCGGTGAACCGATCGGCTTCGTGAAGCTCATCGCGGATGGCGAGCACCTCGAACTGCTCGGCGGCCACTTGATCGGCCCCGACGTGTCCGAGCTGCTCCCCGAGCTCACGCTCGCGCAGAAGTGGGACCTCACCGCACTCGAGGCGGCCCGGAACGTGCACACGCACCCGACTCTCTCCGAAGCTGTGCAAGAGGCATTCCACGGCCTCGCCGGCCACATGATCAATCTTTGA
- a CDS encoding copper resistance CopC family protein: MRTTTTSPRSLARSLTTAAAALLLAAAGILVASPASAHDELVSTDPAADAALDALPAQLTLTFSGELAPDPGATQLQVTDAGGTMLADGEPLVEGTLVTQPLTGTASGPVTVLWKVVSSDGHPISGEFAFSVTASATPTATPTPTGSATSTPSQSPTQEPTVAPTEAPVPSDSGDTALPWIIGGLLLLALVGGAVAYLLVSRARRVRAEEALRSGSPATPGEAPSAGSAPSADR; the protein is encoded by the coding sequence ATGCGCACGACAACGACTTCCCCTCGCTCCCTCGCCCGCTCACTCACCACCGCGGCCGCGGCACTCCTGCTCGCCGCCGCCGGAATCCTGGTCGCTTCTCCGGCCAGCGCCCACGACGAATTGGTCTCGACCGATCCCGCGGCTGATGCCGCGCTCGACGCACTCCCAGCGCAGCTGACCCTGACCTTCAGCGGGGAACTCGCACCCGACCCCGGAGCGACCCAGCTGCAGGTGACGGATGCCGGGGGCACGATGCTCGCCGACGGCGAGCCCCTCGTCGAGGGCACCCTTGTGACGCAGCCGCTCACGGGCACAGCATCCGGACCCGTCACCGTGCTGTGGAAGGTCGTCTCGAGCGATGGACACCCGATCTCAGGCGAGTTCGCGTTCTCGGTGACGGCCTCCGCCACGCCCACAGCCACACCCACGCCGACGGGCTCCGCGACCAGCACGCCCAGCCAGAGCCCGACGCAGGAGCCGACGGTCGCACCGACCGAGGCGCCGGTCCCTTCGGACAGCGGCGACACGGCACTGCCGTGGATCATCGGCGGTCTGCTGCTGCTCGCGCTGGTGGGAGGCGCTGTGGCCTACCTCCTGGTGTCGCGAGCACGACGAGTCCGGGCCGAGGAGGCCCTGCGCTCGGGGTCTCCGGCGACGCCCGGCGAGGCACCTTCTGCCGGGTCCGCGCCCTCGGCCGACCGATAG
- a CDS encoding FHA domain-containing protein: MEDNRRPEPDEIRRASGAGADAGDSHGPVDTTQTFGHDSDLSFVPFGSDLSDAELDAIEALPTRSALFIVRSGPTAGARYLLDTDVTTVGRHPEADIFFDDVTVSRRHAEITRTGTSFELVDQRSLNGTYVNGERADRAVLTNGSEVRVGKFRLNFFVSPADLSQPADG; the protein is encoded by the coding sequence GTGGAGGACAACCGCCGACCAGAGCCGGACGAGATCCGGAGGGCGTCAGGAGCGGGCGCCGACGCGGGTGACTCGCACGGCCCGGTCGATACGACGCAGACGTTCGGACACGACTCCGACCTGTCCTTCGTGCCCTTCGGAAGCGATCTGAGCGACGCCGAACTCGATGCGATCGAGGCGTTGCCGACGCGTTCCGCGCTGTTCATCGTGCGATCCGGACCCACCGCTGGTGCCCGGTATCTGCTGGACACCGACGTGACCACCGTCGGCCGGCATCCCGAAGCCGACATCTTCTTCGACGACGTGACCGTTTCGCGCCGTCACGCCGAAATCACGCGGACCGGCACGTCCTTCGAACTGGTCGATCAGCGATCGCTCAACGGTACGTACGTCAACGGAGAACGCGCGGATCGCGCAGTCCTGACGAACGGCTCCGAGGTGCGCGTCGGCAAATTCCGGCTCAACTTCTTCGTCTCGCCCGCTGACCTGTCTCAGCCGGCGGACGGCTGA
- a CDS encoding MerR family transcriptional regulator: protein MGESSARERSSSAGLLSIGQVLARLSPEFPNLTSSKLRFLEVQGIVTPTRTESGYRKFSQDDLERLRLALTLQRDQYLPLMVIREYLADIDAGRDPAQPTAAPPSIVPAPRRYRREELLAASGAAPQLLNDAISTGVITGTDGYNDQAVAILRALVALDRHGIEPRHVRTLRQSAERDVALVESALSPLLRRTDAASRARASELAPELAKRLDEVRAIFARAALDRMLS, encoded by the coding sequence ATGGGGGAATCGTCAGCCCGCGAACGTTCATCGTCCGCGGGGCTTCTCAGCATCGGTCAGGTCCTCGCTCGGCTGAGCCCGGAGTTTCCCAACCTGACGTCCAGCAAGCTGAGATTCCTCGAGGTGCAGGGAATCGTCACCCCCACCCGCACCGAGTCGGGCTACCGGAAGTTCTCGCAGGACGACCTCGAGCGGCTGCGGCTGGCCTTGACCCTGCAGCGTGATCAGTACCTGCCGCTGATGGTCATCCGGGAGTATCTCGCCGACATCGACGCCGGCCGCGACCCCGCTCAGCCGACCGCCGCGCCGCCGTCGATCGTGCCCGCCCCGCGTCGGTATCGCCGCGAAGAGCTCCTGGCCGCGTCCGGCGCCGCCCCGCAGCTGCTGAACGACGCGATCAGCACCGGAGTGATCACCGGAACGGACGGCTACAACGACCAGGCAGTCGCGATCCTGCGCGCGCTGGTGGCTCTGGACCGCCACGGGATCGAGCCGCGGCACGTGCGCACCCTCCGGCAGAGCGCCGAGCGCGACGTCGCGCTGGTCGAGTCAGCTCTTTCGCCCCTGCTGCGACGGACGGATGCCGCATCCCGCGCCCGTGCCAGCGAACTCGCCCCGGAGCTTGCCAAGCGCCTGGACGAGGTGCGCGCGATCTTCGCGCGCGCGGCCCTGGACCGCATGCTGTCCTGA
- a CDS encoding MerR family transcriptional regulator: protein MNAHDADGPKFVADLLFTDGLPEMDDEVGYRGAVAAKAAGITYRQLDYWARTELVEPTVRGASGSGSQRLYGFRDILVLKLVKRLLDTGISLQQIRIAVDQLRAAGIRDLAGTTLMSDGASVYLCTSNDEVIDLVSRGQGVFGIAVGKVLREVESTLIDFDAQAPEVVDELSARRAARTA, encoded by the coding sequence ATGAACGCTCACGACGCGGACGGACCGAAGTTCGTCGCAGACCTCCTGTTCACCGACGGGCTCCCAGAGATGGACGACGAAGTCGGATACCGCGGAGCTGTCGCCGCGAAGGCGGCAGGCATCACCTACCGTCAGCTGGACTACTGGGCACGCACCGAGCTCGTGGAGCCCACTGTGCGCGGAGCCAGCGGCTCCGGATCGCAGCGGCTTTACGGCTTCCGCGACATCCTCGTGCTGAAGCTGGTGAAGCGGCTGCTCGACACGGGCATCTCGCTGCAGCAGATCCGCATCGCGGTCGATCAACTGCGGGCGGCCGGCATCCGTGATCTTGCTGGGACGACTCTGATGAGCGACGGCGCGTCGGTGTACTTGTGCACGTCGAACGACGAGGTCATCGATCTGGTCAGCCGCGGCCAAGGCGTCTTCGGCATCGCGGTGGGCAAGGTGCTGCGCGAGGTGGAGTCGACGCTGATCGACTTCGACGCGCAGGCACCCGAGGTCGTGGACGAGCTGTCCGCACGACGCGCGGCGCGCACCGCGTAG
- a CDS encoding ParA family protein has translation MHVLSVSSLKGGVGKTTVTLGLASAAFARGVRTLVVDLDPQSDVSTGMDIQVAGRLNVADVLANPKEKVVRQAITSSGWAKVHPGTIDVMIGSPSAINFDGPHPSVRDVWKMEEALATIEADYDLVLIDCAPSLNALTRTAWAASDRVIVVTEPGLFSVAAADRALRAIEEIRRGLSPRLQPLGIVVNRVRPQSIEHQFRIKELRDMFGPLVLSPQLPERTSLQQAQGAAKPLHIWPGDSAQELAADFDALLDRVMRTGRIPAAGNPV, from the coding sequence GTGCACGTACTCTCCGTCAGCTCGCTCAAGGGCGGGGTCGGCAAGACAACCGTGACTCTAGGACTCGCCTCCGCGGCATTTGCGCGGGGAGTTCGGACTCTCGTGGTGGATCTCGACCCGCAGTCCGACGTTTCGACCGGCATGGACATCCAAGTCGCCGGTCGTCTCAACGTCGCCGATGTCCTTGCCAACCCCAAGGAGAAGGTGGTTCGCCAAGCGATCACCTCCAGCGGCTGGGCCAAGGTGCACCCAGGCACCATCGACGTGATGATCGGCAGCCCGTCTGCGATCAACTTCGACGGCCCGCACCCCAGTGTGCGCGACGTGTGGAAGATGGAAGAGGCGCTCGCCACGATCGAGGCCGACTACGACCTGGTCCTGATCGACTGCGCCCCGTCCCTGAACGCCCTCACGCGCACCGCGTGGGCCGCCTCGGACCGCGTGATCGTCGTGACCGAGCCCGGCCTGTTCTCCGTCGCCGCCGCGGACCGTGCCCTCCGCGCGATCGAAGAGATCCGCCGCGGCCTCTCCCCCCGCCTTCAGCCGCTCGGCATCGTGGTCAATCGGGTCCGGCCGCAGTCCATCGAGCACCAGTTCCGCATCAAGGAATTGCGCGACATGTTCGGCCCGCTGGTGCTCTCACCCCAGCTGCCAGAACGCACCTCGCTGCAGCAGGCGCAGGGCGCAGCCAAGCCGCTGCACATCTGGCCCGGCGATTCGGCTCAGGAACTCGCGGCTGACTTCGACGCCCTGCTGGACCGCGTCATGCGCACCGGCCGAATTCCGGCTGCGGGCAACCCGGTCTGA